ACCATGAATACGACCAGTTTAAAGTCCCGCAGGTCGTCGCCGGATTCGAACCCGAAGACATTCTCCTTGGCCTTCTCATGCTCGCCGAACAGATCAAAAACGGCGAAGCAAAAGTCGAAAACGCCTATCCCCGCGTTGTCACCTACGAAGGAAACGTCAAAGCCCAGAACCTCATGAAAGAAGTCTTCACCCCGGCAGACGTAGAATGGCGCGGATTCCCCGTCATTCCCGAATCAGGCCTCGGCCTCAAACCCGAATTCGAAGCCTTCGACGCCCAGAAAAAGTTCGACCTCGTCTATGAAAAGGTCACCAAAAAGGACGGCTGTATCTGTGACCGCGTCCTTCGAGGTCTCGCCGACCCGTCCGACTGCAAACTCTTCGGCAAAGCCTGCACCCCGCGGGTGCCTGTCGGTCCCTGCATGGTCTCGCACGAAGGAGCATGCCGGATCTGGTATCAGTACCAGCAGAAGAGATAACGGTACGGGCATGAAAACCTACACCAACATCGTCTTCGACCTGGACGGAACACTCACCGACCCCGCGGTCGGGATAATCAACTCCTTCATCTACGCGATGGAGAAATGCGGCATCACCGTCCCTGACAGAAGCGAGATGCTCAAACTCATCGGGCCGTCGCCCGTCCAGTCGTTCCAGGAACTCTACGGTCTTTCGCACGAAGAAGCGACGACCGCCGTCAGATATTACCGCGAGTTCTACCGGACAAAAGGCATATTCGAAAGCGGCGTCTTTCCAGGAATCGAAGACCTCCTCAAATCCCTCCAAGAGGAGGGAAAGACCCTAATGGTCGCTACGGCAAAGGTCGAACAGTTTGCAGAGACCGTCCTCAAACACTTCGGGATCGCACAGTATTTTACCTGCATCGCCGGCAGCAATCTGGCCAACACGATAACGCATAAAAGCGAGATCATCAAAGCGGCCATGGAACGCTGCAGTATAACTGATCTCGAACACACCGTCTTGGTCGGCGACCGGATGCACGACATCCTCGGCGCAAAAGACGCCGGGATCGATTCGATCGGCATATTGTACGGCTACGGAACGAGAGAGGAACTGGAAAACGCCGGGGCTGACCTCATCGCCGAAAGCGTTCTGGATCTGAAAAGGATCCTGTCACCCCAGGTATAAATACTCTCACGTGTAATATACTAAGGCGTTCAATCGAACGTATCTGCACCGATAGGGTAGTCAGGATATCCTATGGGCCTCCGGAGCCTATGACTCGGGTTCAAATCCCGACCGGTGCGTCGTTTTCTTTTTTTGTTTCTGTTTTCTAAACATCCCGCGTTCTGCGTGCGGCATCCAAATCGGATCCGAACCGCGGGAAAACCCTCTTTTGGCCCTGAAAACCCAGATACCATTAAATACAAAAACCGCATATGTTTATTCACAGTGTGAACATCACATTGTGAATTCTCGTACCAGGTTGGCGGAGCGGCCACGCGACTGCCTGCAGAGCAGTTCTACGCCTGTTCAAATCAGGCACCTGGCTTGTCATTTCAAAAACCGCATAGCGTCTGTGCGGAAAAATGCAGACGCTCCATGAAAAAATGTCACAAAAAGCGATCGATGCAGTATTCACCGGCCTGTTCAATCTGACCGACATACGGGTCACCCTTAGGGAGACCTCGCCTTTGCATCATCTCACCGATGAACAGAAGGAACGAACAAAAGACACCATCGAAAATATCAGAAAACAGCTTGAGATCCTCGAGGGAGAGCTCTTATGAAATGCGCAGGGCAGATCGAAGCCCGCGCCGTGGAAGAATCCTCGATCAATCTCGATCCGATCCAGGCGGCCGGAAGACTCACGCCCGAAGCGATGAAAGCCGTCATCGCGTGGGGGGACGGATACTCCGTCTGTGACAACTGTCATAAACCCTTCCGCCTGGACTATGTGACAAAGCCGCCGATCGCAGACTTCCACGAAGAAGCCGCCAAATGGCTCGGGATGGACAAGGTCCAGCTCGTGCCCGGAGCACGGCGGGCATTCCAGGAAGTCACCGGGGCACTTGTCGGAAAAGGCGACCCGGTGATCATGACCGGGATGGGGCATTACACGGCGTATTTGTCCGTCGAGGTCGTAAACGGCGTCGTCCGAGAAATCAGACCGACGGCCGACCACCACATCACCGCCGATGCCGCCGCCGAGTCGATCGAAAACGCCGTACGCGAGTTCGGCTATGCTCCAAAACTCGTCTTTGTTGATGCGGTCGATTTTATGTACGGCAACATGCATGAAGTCGAACAAATCGCCAAAGTCGCCCACCAGTATGACATCCCCGTTCTCTATAACGGGGTGTATACCGTCGGCGTTCTTCCGGTCGACGGCAAAAAACTCGGCGTCGATTTCGTGGTCGGATCCGGGCACAAAAGCATGGCGGCCCCCGCCCCGTCCGGCATTCTCGCAACCACCGACGAGTATGCGGACACCGTTCTTCGCACAACAAAGATCCAGGGGGATATCACCGGCAGAAAGTTCGGCATTAAGCAGGTCGGGATCCTCGGCTGTTCGCTGATGGGCGATCCCGCAGTCGGGCTGATCGCCTCTTTCCCGCGGGTGAAAGAGCGGGTCAACCACTTCGACGAGGAGCTGAAAAACCACAATATCGTGACCAACGCCCTGCTCTCGATCGAAGGAACAAAGGTCGCTTCTGAGTATCCGCGAAAACACACCCTCACCCGGATGGACACGGCGGGGTCCTTCGACGTCATCGCACGGACCCATAAAAAACGCGGCTTCTTCCTCTCGAGCACCTTAAACAAGCGGGGGATCACCGGCATCATGCCGGGCGTCACCAAACAGTGGAAGTTCAACACCTACGGACTGACCGCCGCACAGGCGGAGTATCTCGCCGATGCGTTCATCGAGATCGCCGAAGAAAATAGTGTGGTTGTGGGGTAAACCCCCTTTTTTTATTTGTTTTTTATTTGGTGAAGACCATCACCACATAGTTGTTTTCATTCGCCAGTTCACGGCACTGTTCGGTAAAGCCGATCATCGTCATCTTGTCCGCAAACGAATCCGGCGTGTTCTTTCCATCGGTATAGACCGCCGCGATCACCGTACTGACGTTCTGACTGAGGAAGTCGGCCTCGTACTGGACGACGGAATACTCGTGTCCGACGATATTCATGACGAGAGTTATATTCGACTTGAACCCGGCATTCTGTGCAAGCTGCTGGACCGTGGTCGTATTCACTTCAACGGACTTGACAAGGACACCGTCCGACCGAACGATCCGGTTGTTCGTGATATCCGACGTTACCGAAATAGCGACCGTGTTCGATCCGTATCCTATCGCCTTCTGGACGAACGTGACGCCGAGATCGTTATTCTGTTTCGTCAGGTTCAGTGACGGGATAAGATACGGGTTCGGCTCGACCGAAACCTGATTCACCGACATGGTCAGCTTATCGTTCATATACGCCGAAAGCATGCCTATTCCCGCACCGAGTTCGATCAGGGGATTCTGCGGGACAAGATATTCGTCCACTGCGGCGACCATTTCTGGTTCATAGCTGTTTGGATCGAGCAAAAGCTTCCAGATAAATGTCCCGTCGACATACGTCGGATCGACCGAGATCAGATTTCCGCGGATCATGATCTCGTTTGGGGTCGGATTCACCAGACCGACACACCCGGCCGTCAGAACGAATCCGACAATCAAAATAGCCAAAATCAAAACCGAAACGGTTTTTCTCCCCGGTGTATTCATAGTAAACTTTCGGAGGGCAATCTATTTGTAGATATTGTTTGATCCGGGAAAAATCATTATGGCCCATCCGGCCTCCCTCACTTTTTTGCCGCTCCCCCTTCTTCTCACCACATAGAAGTAGGGTGTGATGGGGTGAAATCCCGGGGTAAATAACGTAAGTATAAACATATCCGTTACCAAATAATATGTGCCGTGAGAGGAGGGTTGGATGAAAACTGAGGTTCTGAAAAGCATTAAAGAAACCGAAGCAAAAAGTAAATCCACAATCACCGCAGCCGAAAGTGCCGCTGAGCAGACACTTGCAAATGCAAAACTCGAAGCTGACAGCCTGATTGCCAAGGCAGAAACCATTGCCGAGGATTACAAAAAGCAGAGACTTTTAGATGCACGGAATGTAGCAACAGCAAAGCATGCCGCTATTGTTACTCAGGGAAAGGCAGACGCCGATCACCTGATTAACGCAGGAAGCAAAAAGCTCCCGCAGGCAACTTCGCTATTCGTAGAGCGGTTCAAGGAGAAACTGCATGTTTCAGCCTAGACCGATGACCCATTTGTTAATTGCCGTGAGCAAGGAGCAGATGGCGTCAGTTGTGACCGAATTATATCGTCACCAGATTTTCCACATCACCGATTTTGTAGATCAGGGGAAAGAAGGCTATGAAGGAGTTAAAATCGGCGTTCCTTTTGAAAACGCCGGAGAGCTCTCGACTAACCTCCTGAAAATACGCTCCATTGAGAGTGTGTTCCAGACCACCCCGTCTACGCAAAGCACTGTCCAGATGCGTCCTGCAGAAACGATTCGAGCAGCAATAGATAGCGAGCTTCCCAAAATTGAGGAGGAAGTTAGCAGTCTCACGGTAAAGCGATCGAATGCAGAGACCCGTATCCGGGAATGTGAACAGCGTATCAACGAACTCAAACCATTTGCCTTAGTGCCTCTAGAGCTTGATCTCTACAGAGGTTACGAGAGTCTGACGGTTTTTGCAGGGTACATCGAGCATGACCTTGACATCTCTGTTCCGCACGAAAAGACTTACGTCGCGGGAAAAGACGGAAACTTCATAGTCGTCTTTGCAGAGAGCAAAAACGCAGCAGACATCGAAAGGCAGCTGGCAGATGCAGGCTTCCAGAGCGTTTCCCTGCCGGTCGAATCCGGCACGGTCCAGGCAGCAGTGGAGAAATACACTGTCGAACTGGGCAAAGTGACACAGATCCGCGAAGACTGTACCGCAAAGATCGTTGAACTGAAAGCAAAATACGCAGACTTACTCGCCGCTTGCGATGAATTATTGTCCTGCGATGTGGAACGTGCCGAAGCGCCACTTCGATTTGCAACCACCGACGAAGCTTTCGTCATTGACGGCTGGATCCCAACCGACACCGTGGAGAAAATCACAGCAGCACTCAACCAGGCAACTGGTGAACGCGTTTATGTAACCGTTGATCCTTCGGATTACGAAGCGACCGCGGTACCGGTGGAATATAATAATCCATCATTTGCAAAGCCCGCCGAACTGTTTATGGACCTGTATTCCCGTCCAAAATACAAAGAACTGGACCCGACCATTATCCTTGCGATCATGTTCCCCTTGCTCTTTGGATTCATTGTCGGCGATCTGGGATATGGTCTTCTTTATCTGGCTCTTGCCCTCGTCCTTCGTAAGACGTTACTTAAGATGGGCGAAACGGGATACAAAGCCTTTATCATCATCCTTGGAGCAGCTATTTCAACGAGCGTCTTCGGACTTCTCTATAGTGAGTTCTTTGGTATGAGTCTTCCCTGGCACTCGATTATTTTCTCCCGTCACCTTCCAATTGGTGCCGGCATGGAACACGCGATGCCCCAGGTTATTGAACTGCTGATAGTATCAGCCCTTCTTGGTGTCATCTACATCAGCGTTGGCCGTTTCTTCGGAATGATCAATCACTACAGAATGGATCACCCCGGAAGCCACCGGACAAAAGCAGTCCTTGCACAGCTTGGATGGAACTTTATCCTGTGGGGCATTCTGGTGCTTATCCTGAGTGTGGCTGACTTAAACGAATACTGCCAGTTCCCCTTTGCACTTCCCACATTTGTCGCGTACCCGACCATTGCTGGAATCGCAGGTGCAATTCTGATCGTCGTTGGTTGTGTGTTC
The sequence above is a segment of the uncultured Methanocorpusculum sp. genome. Coding sequences within it:
- a CDS encoding HAD hydrolase-like protein, producing the protein MKTYTNIVFDLDGTLTDPAVGIINSFIYAMEKCGITVPDRSEMLKLIGPSPVQSFQELYGLSHEEATTAVRYYREFYRTKGIFESGVFPGIEDLLKSLQEEGKTLMVATAKVEQFAETVLKHFGIAQYFTCIAGSNLANTITHKSEIIKAAMERCSITDLEHTVLVGDRMHDILGAKDAGIDSIGILYGYGTREELENAGADLIAESVLDLKRILSPQV
- a CDS encoding aminotransferase class V-fold PLP-dependent enzyme: MKCAGQIEARAVEESSINLDPIQAAGRLTPEAMKAVIAWGDGYSVCDNCHKPFRLDYVTKPPIADFHEEAAKWLGMDKVQLVPGARRAFQEVTGALVGKGDPVIMTGMGHYTAYLSVEVVNGVVREIRPTADHHITADAAAESIENAVREFGYAPKLVFVDAVDFMYGNMHEVEQIAKVAHQYDIPVLYNGVYTVGVLPVDGKKLGVDFVVGSGHKSMAAPAPSGILATTDEYADTVLRTTKIQGDITGRKFGIKQVGILGCSLMGDPAVGLIASFPRVKERVNHFDEELKNHNIVTNALLSIEGTKVASEYPRKHTLTRMDTAGSFDVIARTHKKRGFFLSSTLNKRGITGIMPGVTKQWKFNTYGLTAAQAEYLADAFIEIAEENSVVVG
- a CDS encoding FkbM family methyltransferase yields the protein MNTPGRKTVSVLILAILIVGFVLTAGCVGLVNPTPNEIMIRGNLISVDPTYVDGTFIWKLLLDPNSYEPEMVAAVDEYLVPQNPLIELGAGIGMLSAYMNDKLTMSVNQVSVEPNPYLIPSLNLTKQNNDLGVTFVQKAIGYGSNTVAISVTSDITNNRIVRSDGVLVKSVEVNTTTVQQLAQNAGFKSNITLVMNIVGHEYSVVQYEADFLSQNVSTVIAAVYTDGKNTPDSFADKMTMIGFTEQCRELANENNYVVMVFTK
- a CDS encoding ATPase, which translates into the protein MKTEVLKSIKETEAKSKSTITAAESAAEQTLANAKLEADSLIAKAETIAEDYKKQRLLDARNVATAKHAAIVTQGKADADHLINAGSKKLPQATSLFVERFKEKLHVSA
- a CDS encoding V-type ATP synthase subunit I, which gives rise to MFQPRPMTHLLIAVSKEQMASVVTELYRHQIFHITDFVDQGKEGYEGVKIGVPFENAGELSTNLLKIRSIESVFQTTPSTQSTVQMRPAETIRAAIDSELPKIEEEVSSLTVKRSNAETRIRECEQRINELKPFALVPLELDLYRGYESLTVFAGYIEHDLDISVPHEKTYVAGKDGNFIVVFAESKNAADIERQLADAGFQSVSLPVESGTVQAAVEKYTVELGKVTQIREDCTAKIVELKAKYADLLAACDELLSCDVERAEAPLRFATTDEAFVIDGWIPTDTVEKITAALNQATGERVYVTVDPSDYEATAVPVEYNNPSFAKPAELFMDLYSRPKYKELDPTIILAIMFPLLFGFIVGDLGYGLLYLALALVLRKTLLKMGETGYKAFIIILGAAISTSVFGLLYSEFFGMSLPWHSIIFSRHLPIGAGMEHAMPQVIELLIVSALLGVIYISVGRFFGMINHYRMDHPGSHRTKAVLAQLGWNFILWGILVLILSVADLNEYCQFPFALPTFVAYPTIAGIAGAILIVVGCVFVAIENPLDLMEIPTNTLSHMLSFCRLAAVGLSSVAIAMVVNFMAVDLFISPAMANLDVVGVLLIIVGVIILILGHALNVALGILGGALHPIRLHYVEFFTKFYQGGGIIYKPFGLKRKFSEE